The genomic interval GTTGACAAACGCCAACCCGCCAAATTCCTCCACACGGGCGCGGTGAAGGGCGAGATTGACATAATTCGGCGCAATGCGGATTTGGACGGACTGCGTCTGCAAGGCAGGGATGATCGTATGAAGGCGATCATAGGCGCTGTAAGGGAGAGTGACGATCACTTCGTCAATCCGTTCTGCCACGACAATCGCCGCCACCTGATCGATCCGCCCGATCACGGTCATCCCCTCCGCCATATCCTCGGCAGCGGGGGCATCATCCAAAAAGCCAACGATCAATGCCTGATCGTGGCTGAGTTCGGTGAGCATCTTGGCGATGTGCGCCCCAAAGGGATTTGCCCCAATGATGATCACGCGCTGGACGGGGTGCCTTTGAGCAAGGCGGCGCATGATCCGCCACACCACACGCCAGCCGATGAGCGCTGTCAGGTCGAGGACGAAAAAGTACCCCACAAGCAGCCGCGAGGTGAGCCGTTCGGAAAAATAGAGCGCCCCGGCAAGGACAAGCAGCGCGAACAGGCTTCCGGTGATCACCTGCTGAAGTTCATCGACAAAGCGGTAGGTGCGGCGCGGGTCATAGACAGCAAACAAGAGGAATGTCCCCACCCAAACGAGGCAAGCAATGAGCGTCACTGCCAAAGGGAGGTGGTAGGTGGGGGCAATGTATTCGCCAGCAGGCACGCTGAGGCGCAGTATTACCGCAAGGTGGAGCGCCCCTACGGTGAGCAGCGCATCGAGCGCCATTGCCCAAAGGGTATGGCTAAGCCGACGATGAGTGAACATATGAGAAGGATAGTGCAAAGGGATGAGGGGAGCAACTGGTAATTCGTGGTGCAGAAGTCGGCGCGGAGCTGAACGGCTTATCCGTAACTAGAAAAAGGAACATCTGCCAAGAAGGGGAACCCTCAAACGTGATCAACCAAGGCTGTGGTGAGGTTTTTAGGTCAGAACCCCTAACCCCCCCGCCCCCTTTCCCTGTCTACGGGGAAAGGGGGAGAGAGTCCCTGTCTCTGTTTACGAGGTGGGGGCAAGCCCCGAAGGGGTGTCT from Anaerolineales bacterium carries:
- a CDS encoding sugar transferase → MFTHRRLSHTLWAMALDALLTVGALHLAVILRLSVPAGEYIAPTYHLPLAVTLIACLVWVGTFLLFAVYDPRRTYRFVDELQQVITGSLFALLVLAGALYFSERLTSRLLVGYFFVLDLTALIGWRVVWRIMRRLAQRHPVQRVIIIGANPFGAHIAKMLTELSHDQALIVGFLDDAPAAEDMAEGMTVIGRIDQVAAIVVAERIDEVIVTLPYSAYDRLHTIIPALQTQSVQIRIAPNYVNLALHRARVEEFGGLAFVNLRDPALTPSQRLAKRAFDLALCLLLLPILIPIMAFIAALIRLDSRGAAFYHQERVGENGRLFKMIKFRTMIVGADRQKIVGKTPDDPRITRIGRFLRRTSLDELPQMMNVLRGEMSLVGPRPEMPWLVEQYEPWQRKRFAVPQGMTGWWQVNGRASRPMHQHTEDDLYYIQNYSILLDVIILWKTIFAVISRRGAF